CTGATATCCTTTATCATATTCTTTTTGTGCATCATCTAATTTTTTTTGTGCATCAGATGTCAATTGTTCATACAAATCACTCATTTTTAAAGATAGGTAACTTTTTATTTTTGTATTGACATCTTCTATATAGTCATCATATTCTTCACTAAATAAATTATATTGGTCTGCCCCTTTCACCGTAACAGAAATCTGATTATAAAGTGTTTTTTCATCACGCAAATCATACAAATCTTTAGGCATTGCTAAAAAAGCATTATTTTGATTTAAGATTTCAATATAACCAGAATTTGTTCCATCACCTAATGTATTGGTTCCACGATCTGTTTTGGCAATATATCTAACATCATTTACAATTCCTACGACTGTGAACGTTTTTTCTCCTTGATGATTAGAAATTTCAATTTTATCTCCAATTTGAGTTCCACTTTTAGCAATTTCAACATCTATTAAACATTCGTTATCTTGAGTCGGAAATTTTCCTTCTTTTAAATCTGGAAGATTAATCATATCCTGATGAAAGGTTTGCGTAGTGTAGACTTTAACACCAGATAATTTATCATTCATCATTGTTAGTGCATCAAACTGGTAACCATAATCAATTCGTGCAATACCCTGAATATTTTCTATTTGCTGAATATCTTCATCATTAAAACCTAAAGTTGCCATATATGTTAAATCAGCAAAATGATATTTATCCAAATAAGCATCCATTGTTTTCATCATTGTCCCTGGTGTATTTCTTAACCCAGCAAAAAAGGCAGCACCTAGAAATACAATTGAAAAAATCGAAAGAAATCTTGCTTTAGACTTAAAAATAGATTTCCATAAATTTTTCCAATAGACTGATTTTTTTTGTTTTACCATTCTATTTCCTCAATTAGTTTTGGATTCTCATTTAATTCAATTCCATAAACTTTCCCGTTACGTAAATGGATGACACGATCAGCCATTGGTGCTAAGGCTGAATTATGCGTAATAACAATGACAGTCATCTGATATGTTTCACACATTTCACGCAGCAATCCTAAAATCGCCTTTCCTGTTTGATAATCCAAAGCCCCTGTTGGTTCATCACATAAAAGTAATTTAGGATTTTTAGCAATTGCTCTAGCAATAGCTACACGCTGTTGCTCTCCACCAGATAATTGGGCCGGGAAATTATCCAAACGACTATCCAGTCCAACACGTTCCAAAACATTTCTGGCATCTAATGGATTTTTACAAATTTGTGTTGCTAATTCAACATTTTCTAAAGCTGTTAGATTTTGAACCAGATTATAAAACTGGAAGACAAATCCTATATCATTACGACGATATTCTGTTAATTTTTTTTCATCATAAAGTGCAATGTTTTCATCATCCACTAAAATAGAACCGCTCGTTGGCGAATCCATTCCTCCCAACAGATTTAAGATGGTTGTTTTCCCTGCGCCGGAAGCTCCTACAATAACAACAAATTCCCCTTTATTCACTTCAAAGTTGACGCCATCACTGGCATGAATTGTAATATCCCCCATTGTATAGCTTTTCATAATATTTTTAAATTGTATTAAAGCACACATTTCTCTTACCATCCTTTGTTTAATTTGTTATTATAATAATAGTAACACATTTTTATAAAAAAAGACATAATGGAGGTTAATTATGGGACAAATATTAATTATTTCAGATAGTCATTATATGCCCAAAAATAAATTATTAAAATTTATTAATCAATTCGATTCTTTAAAAGCTGTTATTCATTGTGGAGATATTTATATAGGTTATCAACCTGGTGATCTATCTATCAATTGTCCTTTATATATGTGTAAAGGAAATAATGATTTTGCTGATATACCCCGTATTCTTCATTTTGAAATTGATGGCAAGCGTTTTGTCATTACCCATGGCAACATGTATCAATATGCATACAATCCCCTTGCTTTAAAAGAATTATTAGAAGATTATCCCGCTGATATTATTTGTTTTGGTCATACACATATTCCATTTTTATATAAAGAAAACGACTTAATGATTATAAATCCAGGGAGTTTATCTTTAGGACGCAGTTATCCACGGCATAATACTTATGCATTATATGATACTCTAACAGACGAAGTTCATTTCTTTGACATTCAAGACAATCAGGAAGTTTTTATTCAAATAAAGAGAGATTGACAATTCAATCTCTCTTTATGATTCTACTAAATAATCAAATTTTTCTATACGATCAGTTTCTGCAATCATCAAAAAATGATCATCCATACGAATAACATATTGTGGATCAATGGATAAATCCAATTTATGAGTATCTTCATCTCTAATTCCTAAGACATTGATTCCATAATTTTTTCGTAAATTTAAAGCGGTTAAAGAATGACCTACCCATGCCTGAGGAACTTTCATTTCAACAACACTATAATTATCATCTAATTCTATTAAATCAGTAATATTCTTTCTTAATAATGAACGAGCCACTCTTTCGCCCATTTCCTTTTCAGGACGGCAAACACGATCAGCACCAATTTTTTCTAAAACCACTTTAAAGCGTTTATTTTTAGCTTTTGCAATAATATAAGGAACACCTATTTCCTTAAGATTTAAAACACCCAATAAGCTTTCCTCTAAATGATTTCCAATCGCAACAATTCCAACATCAAATTCTTCTACACCCAAATCAATTAAAAATTGTTGATCAGTAATATCACCGATAACTGCTTTGGTTGCAAATTCCGAAACTCTTTGGACACATTCTGGGTCTTTATCAACTGCCAAAACTTCACATCCAAATTGTGATAATGTTTTTGTAATTGTAGAGCCAAAAACACCTAGACCCAATACAACATATTGCCTGCTTTTCATACAACTAACCTATTAAGACATTGGCTTCAGGATAAACAATGTCTTTTCCTTTCATTTGATTATATCTTTTAGCAAATATTAATACCATTGTGATTGGTCCAATACGACCAATATACATTAAAATAATAATGACAATTTTTCCTACACTTGTCAAGAGTGGTGTCACTCCAGCCGTTAAACCAACTGTTGCAAATGCTGAGAAAACTTCAAAAACCAAATCAATAAATGAGCATTCTTCACTAATAGCTAAAACAACCAAACCAATGATACAAATAAAGAAACTTACCATAGCGATAGTTAATGAACGCTTAACAACTTGATCAGAAATAGAACGCTTCATTAATTTAATGCGATCACTCCCTTTCACAAGCGAATGAATATATAACAACATAATAGCAAAAGTAACTGTTTTAATACCACCAGCAGTTCCCGCAGGAGAACCACCAATAAACATAAACATTGCCATAATCAGTTTTGTTGAAACATGCAACGCACCAATATCCACAGTAGCAAAGCCAGCTGTTCTTAAAGTTGTTGATTGAAAGAAACTGGCTAGTATTTTTTCTGGCCAAGGCATTGTTCCTAATGTCTTCATATTATCAAATTCAAGACCTAAAATAATAAGTGTTCCTGAAATCAATAAAAAGATGGTAATTAAAAAAACAATTTTTGTATGTAAAGATAAAGATGTAATAAATTTTCTTAATTTAAAAACTTTAAAATTATCTTTATAATGCTGCCAAGCCATTCTCAAATCAACCCAGACAACAAATCCTAATCCACCAGCGATAATTAATCCTGAAACAACTAAATTCACAATGACATTATTATAATATCCCATTAATGAACTTGCTCCTAAGATATCAAAGCCAGCATTACAGAAAGCTGAAATAGAATGAAAAATTGAAAAATAAAGTCCTTTTACAATCCCAAATTCAGGGATAAAAACAAAACTTAAAAATAGTGCACCTGTCAATTCAAAGACAACTGTATATTTGATAACTCTTTTGATATAAATACTCATCGCACGCATTGAATTTTGATTCAAGGCCTCTTGCATAATAATTTTATTTGTATAAGACAATTTCTTTTTAAAAGCAACAAGCATCATATTTAAAAGGGTTAAAAAACCTAACCCACCTATTTGAATTAATGCTAAAATCACCAATTGACCAAATAAAGTATATTGTTCAGCAACAACAATAGGCACAAGTCCAGTCACACATGTTGCTGATGTCGCAATAAACAAATGATCCAGATAAGGAATCACTGTTCCTTGATTAGAAATAGATAACGATAATAATAAAGATCCTATAATAATAACCATAAAGAAACTAAAGGCAATACGACGTGTTGGCGAAAATACCTTTTTCTTTTTATCTTTATGAATATCAATTGCTTCCATGTTGATCCTCCCTCAAAATCATTTCAGCACACATTATGCCATCAACTGCTGCCGACATAATTCCACCAGCATAACCAGCACCTTCCCCAATTGGATAGAGTCGGGTAGCAAAATCGGATTGTAACAACTCATTACGAACGATTCTTACAGGCGCACTGCTTCTCGCCTCTACACCTGTTAAGATGGTTGCTTCATCAATAAAGCCTGGCATTTTCTGATTCATTAATTGCAATCCTTCTTTTAAATTTCGATTAATAAATTCAGGAAAAAGTTCATTCAAATTAGCCAAATGATATCCAAATTGGAAACTTGGTATGATTTCATTAAGTGTTCCCAATTGATTATCCAGATAATCAGCAACGCGTTGCACCGGAGCTTGATAATTGCCACCACCCAATAAGAATGCTTTTCTTTCTAATTGACGCTGAAATTCAATTCCAGCAAGCGGATGACTGCTTTTAAAATCTTCTGGTGTCACATTGACAAGAATAGCACTATTGGCGTTTTTACCATCACGAGCATAATAGCTCATTCCATTCACACATAAAGTCTTTTCTTCATGTTGAGAAGGAACTACATAGCCTCCAGGACACATACAAAATGTATATACTCCTCGTCCTTCGCTTGTTTGCACTGCAAGTTTATAAGGTGCAGCTTTTAAATAAGGTGAAGTGGCACTTTGCTTATACTGAATTTGATTGATCTTTGCTTGAGACTGCTCAATACGCAAACCAACCGCAAAAGGTTTAGCAAGCATTGGCAAGCCTTTATGATACAACATTTCATAAGTATCTCTTGCGCTATGTCCAATGGCTAAAACAAGTGCATCAGCAACGATTGTTTGTTGTTGATGTGCATGTAATGTTTGAATTTGATATTGATCATTTTGATATTGAAAATCAGTCATTTGTGTTTCAAACAAAAAGTGTACACCTTTCTTTTCCATTGTTTCTCTCATACTGATTAATACTTTTCGTAAATAATCAGTCCCTATATGTGGTTTAGAATCATACATAATATCTTCTGGAGCTCCATGTTTTACAAAAGTCTCTAAAATATATTGAAGTCGTACATTTTTAATACCAGTTGTTAATTTTCCATCAGAGAAAGTTCCTGCCCCACCTTCACCAAAAGCAATATTGCTATCTGGATTAAGAATTCCCTGCAATAAAAGTCGATCAACATCTTTAATACGTTCTTCAACCTTTTTTCCTCTTTCAATTACTGTAATATTTTGTCCTGAATGCGCAAGCACATAAGCACAAAATAACCCAGCTGGTCCACTTCCTACCACTACAACATTTTGTTTATGATGAGCTGATAAATATTGATAATGATAAGGTTTGACTCTTTGCAGTTGAGGATGTTTTTGAAGAAGTTTATCTTCGTCTTGGACCTCAAAATCAAAACTACAAATCCAATGGACAACTTTACGTCTGGCATCAACTGACCTTTTTGAAAGATGAACTTCTTTTATTTCCTTTTCTCTAATGTTTAAAACCTGTGAAAGAATTTTACTATAATTTGTCTGTCCTAATTTGACTTTGACATTATGTATTCGTAACATGGTCTTCCCTTTCTATTGCCTTTGCAACCTGATATGCACTTGCCAAAGCAAAATGCAAATTATAACCACCACATAAGCCCGCAACATTTAAAATTTCTCCGATTGCATACATATGTGGATATTTTTTTATTGATAAATTTTCATCGACTTCCTTTAAAGAAAGTCCTCCTTTCATCACCTGAGCTGTTTCATATGACCTTAAACCTGCCACATTCAAACGAAAATGCTTCAACTGATGAACAATATGAGAAACACTTTGATTAGACATTTTCTCAAAATAAGAGGCAATTTTGCTATGAAGTAATCCATCGTAGAAATGATTATAGCCTTTATTGCTACGAAGTTCAATATATTCAGTCAAATTCTTTTCATCTTCTTCATCAAAAAAATCAATCTCCAGCTGATAATCATGACCTTGCTGATAAAAAGCTGATAATTGCATCACAGCAATCCCACTTATCCCATAATCAGTGAAGAGTAACTCACCCTTTTCAGTATGAATACATTGACCATCTTCTAACAATGAAAAAGTTCCTTTTATTCTCACACCTTTCCATTGTTTTATCACTGGTTTTGTATACATCTGAACTAATGATGGCTGTGGTGGTACAACTTTAAGATGTAATTTTTTAAACACATCATAACGTGATTGATTGATTCCTGAAAGTTTCCCTGCCTCACTTCCCATAGCCCATATAAGAACATCAGCATGAATTTGCTGTTGATTAGTATGGACAATATAAGACTGATGATATTCTATAGATAAAACTTCTTGATTATACAAAAAACAAACACCTAATTCTTCAGCTCTATGCATAAAAATCTGTTTCACTGATAATGCTTGTTCACTTTTAGGATAGAGTAATTGTCCCTGATAAAGACAATGCAAGCCTAATTTATCCATTTCTTTTAACATATCAAAAGATTTGACAATCTTTCCTACCAATTCATTATTATCACTATGATAACACTCCTGAGTTATATATCGATTAGATAAATTACAACGTCCATTGCCTGAGGCAAGAACTTTTTTTAAAGAGACGGCATTTTGTTCCACAACAATAACATCTGTATTGCTTAATTTTTGCTTTAAAAGAATTGACAAATAAACACCTGATGCTCCTGCACCTACAATCACAATTTTCTTCATTTCTGTCACCTCTTACACTATTTTATACGAAATAATACGATTATACCATTTTTTATTGAAAAATCATCAAAAAATGTTTATAATACAAAAGGAATTTTAAAAGGAGGAATCACGTATGGGTAGAGCACATGAAGTGCGTAAAGTCGCTATGGCGAAAACAGCAGCAAAAAAAGCAAAAGTCTATTCTCGCTATGGAAAAGAAATTTATTTAGCAGCAAAAGCTGGTGGTCCTGAACCTGATGCCAACTTATCATTGAGACGTTTGATTGAAAAAGCAAAGAAAGATCAAGTACCTGCTGATGTTATTAAACGTGCCATTGATAAAGTCAAAAGTGGTGTAACTGAAGACTATGAACCAATTCAATTTGAAGGATTTGGTCCTAATAACTCAACAATTATTGTTAAATGTTTAACTGATAATATTAATCGTACTATTTCTCAAGTACGTCCAGCATTTACAAAATCTAAATCTAAATTAGGTGCTGAAGGTTCAGTTTCTTATTTATATGATGTCGAAAGTACTGTTATCTTTAAGGGTATGGATGAAGAAACTGCATTAGAAGCATTAATTATGGCTGAAGTAGATGCTAAAGATATTACAACACTAGAAGATGGCCGTATTAAGGTAACTGGTGAACCAACTGATTTATATAAAATCAAAACAGCTATTGAAGAAGCTAATTCTGATGTTGAATTTGATATTTATGAAATCACAACAACACCTCAAGATTATGTTGAACTTGATGGTGATGATATGATGTTATTTGAAAGATTAATGGATTTATTAGATGATTGTGATGATGTCGATCAAGTTTTCCATAATGTTTCTAATTATGATGATGGAGAAGAAGAATAACATGCAAGGCATGTTATCTTTTTTATATGTACGTTACACATTTATTTCATAGTGGATGTCTTGTTGAATTAGAACATCATAGTTTACTCTTTGATTATTATCAGGGGGACTTAAAAATCAATCAAGAAAAACCACTTTATGTATTTGTCTCACATAGACATTTTGATCATTATAATCCACAAATTTTTAAATTGGAACATCCACAAGTCACATATATTCTTTCTAATGATTTAAGACATAAATATGATGGTCATTATGTTGATGTTCATCAAACATATCAATTTGATGATGTGAAAGTGAAAACTTTGTTATCGACTGATGAAGGATGTGCATTCATTGTAGAAGTTGAAAACAAGTCTATTTATTTTGCTGGTGATTTAAATTGGTGGCACTGGGATGGTGAACCCGATGAAGATAATCAATATCAAGAAATCACTTATAAACAAGAAATCAATTCTATTCAGCAACCTCTTGATATTGCTTTTGTTGTGGTAGACAAAAGACAAGAAGATAACTATCTTTTAGGCTTACAGTATTTTTTAAACCACGTCAACACTCAGTATATTTTCCCTATTCATTATTTTGGTGACTATACAATAAGTGAACAATTAAAAAAAGAAAAGCTTGATAATTCTTACCAAGCTCAAATCATAGATATACATCACCAAGATGAAAGATTTGAAATTGAGATCTCATAAGAGATCTTTTCTTTTACCAATTCAATTCATCTAAAAAGAGAGACATATTTTTTATAACTGTTAATTTTGTTTTGATCATCTGATTATTTTTATAAATAACAACCAAATCATCTGATTGATAGATATCATATCCCTGTTGTTGACTTTTAACATAAATATCATCTGTTTCTTCAAGAAACTTTTGCAGCAAATAATCACTCATACCACTTTTTAAACTTTTTGCATAATCAAGAAAATCATATTCCCCTATTTCATAAGCATAATAATCTAAAAACAGAGAATGTTCTTCATCATTTAAAGTGAATTTCATAGCCGCATTAGGAAGTTGTGGTGGCGTATAAGTTGTCATCCATGCACTTCCAAGTGAAAAAAGAATAAAAGCGAAACCAATGCCATATGTGAAAAGTGAGAGCCCTTGTAATAAGAAAGGATTTTCTTTTTTTCGTTTTATAAAATAAATAACCAATGCCAAACAAGGACAAAACAAAATATACAAACAAACCAAATACATTGTTTCATCACTGAAAAGTAATGTTCCAAAGACAACTAAGAAAAACAAAAACTGTAAAATATAACTTCTCAATAAACAAACATGATAATGATAATTTGCTTTGTTTAAGATGAAATATGAAATATAATAGCCAGTATTCAAACCTAATACAACCCAATAAATCACGAAAAAGAAACTTCCGATAAAGCTTGAAATCGTAACAAAATCGTAAAACGAAGGTGAAAAACAGTCAAATAAATACATAAAACATAAAAGTATAGGAATAATTAAAAACTGTTTCAACAAAGATTGTTTTGAATACCGATAAATAAGTTCTTTATCAACATTTTCATCTGTATAGATTGCTCTTGCATTTTGTGATGCAAAGATATAAAAGATACTATATCTATCAATATACTGATAGCCACTTTCTTCAAATAACTGAACATATTTTTCATCTACTTCTGGCTGAATAAATATACTGTTTTTATCATGAATCGCAACATGATAATAAATTTCACTCTCATCTTTTTCATACGTACTTAAATAACTATTAAATTTTTTTAAATGATATCCTTTCCTGGCCATACCATTTAAATAATCTTCAAACTGTGTTCTTTCAAATGGAAAAAAGCCATTTAAATTCAATACTCTTTTCATTATACCCCTCCTATAAAATCAATCTATCATACAAAATACCTCTTACCATCCAAATCCCAAATACCGCTTTGTATCTGTATTCAACAACTGATGATTTCCCCTTAAAAAACGATGCCCTTTAGAAACAATCACATCATCTTCATTGATATAATAGATATCATATCCCTGATCTGTTGTTTTCTTATAGTGCTCATTTATTAACATATTGTTAAAAACAATTGGGTAAATCTGATCACAGTAACTTTCAAAATATGCCAATCGATTTCCATCAGTATCCTGATAATTGACATATCCTGCTAAACTTGATTGCTGAAAAACAATATATGGCTTTTGAGCTGTTAATGGTATATTCATTTGAGGATAGCCTACTCCTGATATGAGATAGAAAAATGAGATAATAGCAGTAAAACAAAACGTTATAAGAGGAATCTTCATTGCTAACCAGATATTTTCTGTTTTTCCAATCAAATAATTTCCAATAAGACAAAGTAACAAATAAACACCAATAATGATGCCATATGTAATATATGGTGTTTTAGCTATAATGACTGCTAATAATGACAACAGACAAGCAAAAATCAAAGCTGTATGATAAGAACGTTTTAAAATATGAATATAAGAATATTCCACTTTCTTTGTTAACTTATATTTCAGATAAGGATAAATACTCGCCACAAAATATCCAAGTAATACAAACAGCCAAAGCACAATATTCATGAGCCAATAATCACTTGAAACGCTGAAAACATCAATTGAAAATTTCATCCAAAGAATAATCATCCAACATGTACAAAAGAACAAATCTGACAATAAATGCCGATGAGAAGTTTTACGAATCAACTCTTTTTCTACATCTTCATCAGTATGAATAGGCTTATTTTCAAGAGAAGTAAAAATATAGAAAGGTTCACAATAATCTAATAATTCATAGCCATTATTTTGAAAATATTCAAAGTATTCTTCTTTTTGAGGAACATCAACAAAACCATCTTTTTGACTATAGACATCAATATAATAATAAATTTGATGAATGGGTTCAGACTTAAAGACAAGATATTGAGAATGAATTTTTGTCAAGTATTTTCCTTTCTTGGCCATTTCATTTAAATAGTCTTCTAATTGTTGTTTTTCAAAGTAATGAAATTGATTATATTTTAATTCATGTTTCATAAATATCATCCTCACTCTGCTTTGTATCTTCTATCATTTCTAAAAGATGCTGATATTCTTTTTCTAGCATTATACGACCAATATTTGTTATGATATAACTTCTCTTACGCCCTTCTGACTTTTTTTCCTGAATCCATTTTTCATCTTCAAATTTTGAAAGAATTGCATATAATGTTCCTGGTCCAAGAACAACTCTTCCATGGGTGAGTTGTTCAATGTATTGTGATATTTCTACTCCATATCTTTCTTTTTTTAATGCTAATAAAACATAATACATTTGCTCTGTTAAAGTTTTTAATTGGACTCTTGGCATGCATGATCAACTCCTTAATATCGTTTAACGATATTATCTTCAATTTTAGTATATTATCGTTAAACGATATTGTCAATAAAAAAAGAGATCATATCTCTATGACTTCTCTCTAACAATCTCGAACCAATAATCATCAGGATCATGAATAAAATATAATCCCATCGCTTCATTTTCAAAACAAATACAACCCATTTTTTGATGCAATGCATGAGCTTCATCATAATTATCAACAGTAAGACAAATATGACTTTCGTTTTCTCCTAACTCATAATTTTGAGGATGATCTTTTAACCAAGTTAATTCTAATTGAAATGGTGAAACTCCATCACTCAAATAAACAAGTTTAAAACTTCCATCACTGGCTTCTTTTTCACGAATAACTTCTAATCCTAATGCCTCTTTATAAAAAGCAATACTCTTTTCTAAATTCGTCACATTAATATTACAATGATTAAAAATAGCTTTCATTTATTTTTCCTCCTTACCAATATCTGTCATAATCGTTGTGACAATAGATTATGTCTATCTATTGCATAAAACGTTTTGTCACAAAAATATTATAACGATAATTTCATCAATCCACAAGTTTCTTTTGTTTTCTCTTTGGTAATGTTAAATCATAGCTTTCCTGAATCATGGCTTGAATATCTTCTAATGACACTGTCCCATCTAGGATAATGGAATTCCAATGCTCTTTACTTAAATGATATCCTGGAATAACTGAATCATATTTTTCTCTAAAAAAATCCAACCAACCTCTTGTTCCTTTCACATTAATCCAAATATTGCCTTGTCTTTCAAAAATCCATGCATAAACTTTACGATTTTCCAAATGACGCATACATGTCCAATTCAAATCTGAAAATGGATAATCTTCATATACATTTTCAAAATTCAAACAATATTGAATAGCATCTTGTCTTGTTTTCATCATTTCACCTTCCTATCTCTATCATACAACAAAATTCTAAGAAGAAAAATAGAATTTTAGCACTTGATAAAAGAATGTGCTAAAAATTCATATTCAGTTCATATTACAGTTTATAATTATCAGTGTTAGCAATCTATAGTTATGAGTGCTAAATAACAAAGGAGGAATAAAAATGTTAAAGCCATTACATGACTATGTTATTTTAAAAAAAGAGGAAGCAGCAAAACAAACTGCTAGTGGGATTATTTTGACTGCCCCTAAAGAACAAGCAAGTAATCAAGCAACTGTTGTCGCAGTCGGTCCAAAATGTGATGATCATTTAAAGGAAGGTATGACTGTTATTTTTAAAGAATATTCAGGTACAAAATTTAAAGATGATGAAACTGAATATATGATCTTAGAAGAAGAAGATATTTTAGCAATTGTTGAATAGGAGGAATAAAACATGAGTAAAGAAATTCGTTTTTCTAAAGATGTTAGAGATGCTATGTTAGCTGGTGTTAATACTTTAGCTGATGCAGTAAAAGTCACAATCGGCCCTAAAGGACGTAATGTTGTTTTAGATAAAGGATATGGTTCACCATTAATTACAAATGATGGTGTGAGTATTGCAAAAGAAATTGAATTAGAAGATGCTTTTGAAAATATGGGTGCAAAATTAGTATATGAAGTTGCTAATAAGACAAATGATGTTGCTGGTGATGGAACAACAACAGCAACTATTCTTGCACAGACTATGATTCAAAATGGTTTAAAAGCTGTTGAAAAAGGTGCTAATCCAGTATTAATGCGTGAAGGAATTGATTATGCAAGTAAGGAAGTTGCTAAATATATTTTAGATAAATCACATATTGTAGAAACAAGTAATGATATTGAAAGTGTAGCAACAATTTCTGCTGGTGATAATGAAATTGGAAAGATCATTGCACAAGCTATGGAAAAAGTTGGTAGAGATGGTGTTATCAGTGTTGATGAATCTAATAGTTTTGATACTGAATTAGAAGTTGCTGAAGGTATGCAATATGATAAAGGATATGTTTCTCCATATATGGTTTCTGATAGAGAAAAAATGACTGTTGATTTAGATAATCCATATATTATGGTCACTGATCAAAAAATTAATACAATTCAAGAAATTTTACCAATTCTTGAACAAGTGATGCAATCAAATAAACCTTTATT
Above is a genomic segment from Candidatus Stoquefichus sp. SB1 containing:
- a CDS encoding ABC transporter ATP-binding protein; amino-acid sequence: MCALIQFKNIMKSYTMGDITIHASDGVNFEVNKGEFVVIVGASGAGKTTILNLLGGMDSPTSGSILVDDENIALYDEKKLTEYRRNDIGFVFQFYNLVQNLTALENVELATQICKNPLDARNVLERVGLDSRLDNFPAQLSGGEQQRVAIARAIAKNPKLLLCDEPTGALDYQTGKAILGLLREMCETYQMTVIVITHNSALAPMADRVIHLRNGKVYGIELNENPKLIEEIEW
- a CDS encoding metallophosphoesterase family protein, which encodes MGQILIISDSHYMPKNKLLKFINQFDSLKAVIHCGDIYIGYQPGDLSINCPLYMCKGNNDFADIPRILHFEIDGKRFVITHGNMYQYAYNPLALKELLEDYPADIICFGHTHIPFLYKENDLMIINPGSLSLGRSYPRHNTYALYDTLTDEVHFFDIQDNQEVFIQIKRD
- a CDS encoding potassium channel family protein; this encodes MKSRQYVVLGLGVFGSTITKTLSQFGCEVLAVDKDPECVQRVSEFATKAVIGDITDQQFLIDLGVEEFDVGIVAIGNHLEESLLGVLNLKEIGVPYIIAKAKNKRFKVVLEKIGADRVCRPEKEMGERVARSLLRKNITDLIELDDNYSVVEMKVPQAWVGHSLTALNLRKNYGINVLGIRDEDTHKLDLSIDPQYVIRMDDHFLMIAETDRIEKFDYLVES
- a CDS encoding TrkH family potassium uptake protein, yielding MEAIDIHKDKKKKVFSPTRRIAFSFFMVIIIGSLLLSLSISNQGTVIPYLDHLFIATSATCVTGLVPIVVAEQYTLFGQLVILALIQIGGLGFLTLLNMMLVAFKKKLSYTNKIIMQEALNQNSMRAMSIYIKRVIKYTVVFELTGALFLSFVFIPEFGIVKGLYFSIFHSISAFCNAGFDILGASSLMGYYNNVIVNLVVSGLIIAGGLGFVVWVDLRMAWQHYKDNFKVFKLRKFITSLSLHTKIVFLITIFLLISGTLIILGLEFDNMKTLGTMPWPEKILASFFQSTTLRTAGFATVDIGALHVSTKLIMAMFMFIGGSPAGTAGGIKTVTFAIMLLYIHSLVKGSDRIKLMKRSISDQVVKRSLTIAMVSFFICIIGLVVLAISEECSFIDLVFEVFSAFATVGLTAGVTPLLTSVGKIVIIILMYIGRIGPITMVLIFAKRYNQMKGKDIVYPEANVLIG
- a CDS encoding NAD(P)/FAD-dependent oxidoreductase; this translates as MLRIHNVKVKLGQTNYSKILSQVLNIREKEIKEVHLSKRSVDARRKVVHWICSFDFEVQDEDKLLQKHPQLQRVKPYHYQYLSAHHKQNVVVVGSGPAGLFCAYVLAHSGQNITVIERGKKVEERIKDVDRLLLQGILNPDSNIAFGEGGAGTFSDGKLTTGIKNVRLQYILETFVKHGAPEDIMYDSKPHIGTDYLRKVLISMRETMEKKGVHFLFETQMTDFQYQNDQYQIQTLHAHQQQTIVADALVLAIGHSARDTYEMLYHKGLPMLAKPFAVGLRIEQSQAKINQIQYKQSATSPYLKAAPYKLAVQTSEGRGVYTFCMCPGGYVVPSQHEEKTLCVNGMSYYARDGKNANSAILVNVTPEDFKSSHPLAGIEFQRQLERKAFLLGGGNYQAPVQRVADYLDNQLGTLNEIIPSFQFGYHLANLNELFPEFINRNLKEGLQLMNQKMPGFIDEATILTGVEARSSAPVRIVRNELLQSDFATRLYPIGEGAGYAGGIMSAAVDGIMCAEMILREDQHGSN
- a CDS encoding aminoacetone oxidase family FAD-binding enzyme, with protein sequence MKKIVIVGAGASGVYLSILLKQKLSNTDVIVVEQNAVSLKKVLASGNGRCNLSNRYITQECYHSDNNELVGKIVKSFDMLKEMDKLGLHCLYQGQLLYPKSEQALSVKQIFMHRAEELGVCFLYNQEVLSIEYHQSYIVHTNQQQIHADVLIWAMGSEAGKLSGINQSRYDVFKKLHLKVVPPQPSLVQMYTKPVIKQWKGVRIKGTFSLLEDGQCIHTEKGELLFTDYGISGIAVMQLSAFYQQGHDYQLEIDFFDEEDEKNLTEYIELRSNKGYNHFYDGLLHSKIASYFEKMSNQSVSHIVHQLKHFRLNVAGLRSYETAQVMKGGLSLKEVDENLSIKKYPHMYAIGEILNVAGLCGGYNLHFALASAYQVAKAIEREDHVTNT
- a CDS encoding YebC/PmpR family DNA-binding transcriptional regulator; this translates as MGRAHEVRKVAMAKTAAKKAKVYSRYGKEIYLAAKAGGPEPDANLSLRRLIEKAKKDQVPADVIKRAIDKVKSGVTEDYEPIQFEGFGPNNSTIIVKCLTDNINRTISQVRPAFTKSKSKLGAEGSVSYLYDVESTVIFKGMDEETALEALIMAEVDAKDITTLEDGRIKVTGEPTDLYKIKTAIEEANSDVEFDIYEITTTPQDYVELDGDDMMLFERLMDLLDDCDDVDQVFHNVSNYDDGEEE